One window of Gemmatimonadota bacterium genomic DNA carries:
- a CDS encoding 7-carboxy-7-deazaguanine synthase QueE produces MFVSEIFHSIQGEGLLSGVPSVFIRTSGCNLRCRWCDTPYTSWTPEGVEQTVDEIMADIAGFSSRHAVITGGEPLLMKDLPELTETLGAAGYHVTIETAGTVYADLRCDLASLSPKLSNSTPWTEENGKYARNHEKLRINLSVLDRFMATYPYQLKFVVDRQEDLDEVESLLEDLDEVDRTRVLLMPQGRSAEELSSRSAWVAEACKSRGFRYCPRVHIDLYGDTRGT; encoded by the coding sequence ATGTTCGTTTCCGAGATATTCCATTCCATACAGGGCGAGGGCCTGCTGTCCGGCGTCCCCTCCGTCTTCATCCGCACCTCGGGTTGCAACCTGCGGTGCCGCTGGTGCGACACGCCCTACACGTCCTGGACACCCGAGGGTGTAGAGCAGACGGTGGACGAAATCATGGCGGACATCGCCGGATTTTCGTCCCGTCACGCGGTGATCACCGGTGGCGAACCGCTCCTCATGAAGGATCTGCCTGAACTGACAGAGACCCTGGGCGCAGCGGGATATCACGTCACCATCGAGACTGCCGGCACCGTGTATGCCGACCTGCGCTGCGACCTGGCCTCCCTCAGCCCCAAGCTGTCCAATTCCACGCCCTGGACCGAGGAGAACGGGAAATACGCCCGGAACCACGAGAAACTTCGAATCAACCTCTCCGTCCTCGACAGATTCATGGCGACCTACCCCTACCAGCTCAAGTTCGTGGTCGACCGGCAGGAAGACCTGGACGAGGTCGAGTCACTCCTCGAGGACCTGGACGAGGTCGATCGCACCCGGGTGCTCCTCATGCCCCAGGGTCGGTCCGCGGAGGAGCTGAGCAGCCGGAGCGCATGGGTCGCCGAGGCCTGCAAGTCCCGCGGCTTCCGGTACTGCCCCCGGGTACATATCGATCTCTACGGGGACACGCGCGGCACCTGA